In one window of Zhongshania aliphaticivorans DNA:
- a CDS encoding NAD(P)H-hydrate dehydratase → MSSSESIAHDYLYTAAQVRELDRLAIASGIAGFELMSRAARAAFAEIPRRWPDKSLIDVFCGGGNNGGDGYLIAALAENAGMAVRVWALSDPLSLRGDAALARQSASDAGVVIKRWEGERPRSQALVVDAMLGTGLTGLVRENYAQAIAAVNTSEAPVLAVDLPSGLCSDTGRQLGAAVRASVTISFIGKKRGLFTLDGIDCAGDKVFDTLAVPSAVYLQLSDDTAEKTKLLNLNTMLAEWGARPRNGHKGLFGHVLVVGGDIGMAGANLLAATAAARSGAGLVSCVTRPEHSAHFLAARPELMVHGLAGGQLAKGGILAGLLDKASVIVIGPGLGQSEWARVLLRSVVSSNKPLLIDADALNLLAETPEILRSHTAPRILTPHPGEAARLLECDTVQIQRDRFAAVLALRDKYQATVLLKGAGTLIADADTTAALYLNSGGNPGMASGGMGDVLSGVVAAFVAQGHFPAHATCLAAAVHAAAGDEAASSGERGMLASDVIDNLRGVINRYAAVSG, encoded by the coding sequence ATGTCATCCTCAGAAAGTATTGCACATGATTACTTGTATACCGCAGCCCAAGTGCGGGAGCTAGACCGGCTTGCGATTGCCAGTGGCATTGCAGGTTTTGAATTGATGAGCAGGGCAGCACGTGCTGCTTTTGCCGAAATACCACGGCGGTGGCCAGATAAATCCCTTATCGATGTGTTCTGCGGCGGTGGCAATAATGGTGGTGATGGCTATTTGATTGCGGCTTTGGCAGAAAATGCGGGAATGGCTGTGCGCGTATGGGCATTGTCAGATCCTTTGTCATTGCGCGGTGATGCCGCTTTGGCAAGGCAGAGCGCGAGTGATGCCGGTGTGGTAATTAAAAGGTGGGAGGGTGAACGACCTCGTTCCCAAGCGCTTGTGGTGGACGCCATGCTGGGCACAGGCCTGACAGGTTTGGTCCGTGAAAACTATGCGCAGGCAATCGCGGCTGTGAATACCAGTGAGGCACCGGTATTGGCGGTGGATTTACCGTCGGGCTTATGCAGCGACACGGGTCGGCAATTGGGTGCGGCGGTTCGCGCATCCGTCACCATCAGCTTTATAGGCAAAAAGCGCGGTTTGTTTACCTTGGATGGCATTGATTGCGCCGGTGACAAGGTTTTTGACACCCTTGCGGTGCCAAGTGCTGTTTACTTACAGCTAAGTGATGATACGGCTGAAAAAACCAAATTACTTAACCTAAACACGATGCTGGCAGAGTGGGGTGCTCGCCCACGAAATGGTCATAAAGGACTGTTTGGCCATGTTTTGGTGGTTGGTGGTGATATTGGTATGGCGGGTGCGAATTTACTGGCGGCAACGGCGGCGGCCCGATCCGGTGCGGGTTTGGTGTCTTGCGTGACTAGACCCGAGCACAGTGCCCACTTTCTTGCCGCGCGACCAGAGTTGATGGTGCACGGTTTGGCGGGGGGGCAATTGGCCAAAGGCGGCATACTTGCTGGTTTATTAGACAAGGCCAGCGTGATAGTCATTGGCCCGGGGCTTGGCCAAAGCGAGTGGGCGCGGGTGTTGCTAAGGTCGGTGGTGAGCAGTAATAAACCGTTGCTTATTGATGCGGATGCTTTGAATTTATTGGCGGAAACACCGGAAATTCTGCGCTCGCATACGGCTCCGCGTATACTCACGCCCCACCCCGGTGAGGCGGCTAGGCTCCTAGAGTGCGACACCGTGCAAATACAGCGTGATCGGTTTGCGGCGGTATTGGCGCTGCGGGATAAATATCAGGCAACGGTGTTGTTAAAAGGTGCGGGTACGCTTATTGCCGATGCAGACACGACGGCGGCCTTGTATTTAAATAGTGGGGGCAACCCGGGCATGGCAAGCGGAGGAATGGGTGACGTGCTGTCGGGGGTGGTGGCGGCGTTTGTCGCGCAGGGTCATTTTCCTGCACACGCTACCTGTTTGGCAGCGGCGGTTCATGCCGCAGCAGGTGATGAGGCGGCGAGCAGCGGCGAGCGCGGTATGCTTGCTAGTGATGTTATTGATAATTTGCGGGGTGTGATCAATCGGTATGCAGCGGTATCTGGATGA
- the tsaE gene encoding tRNA (adenosine(37)-N6)-threonylcarbamoyltransferase complex ATPase subunit type 1 TsaE: MQRYLDDEAKTVAAGELIAKAMRGGAVVYLEGQLGAGKTTFCRGVLRAFGYNGPVKSPTYTLVEPYENLRREGEPEQATAVSVYHFDLYRLGDPEELEYMGIRDYFDHGAICLIEWPQRGSGFLPSADIMVSIEPQGTGRLLAARGVTLRGQQILAQLSEYEAN, from the coding sequence ATGCAGCGGTATCTGGATGATGAGGCCAAGACAGTGGCGGCTGGCGAGCTTATTGCTAAGGCAATGCGGGGTGGCGCCGTGGTCTATTTGGAGGGCCAGCTAGGTGCGGGTAAAACCACATTTTGTCGCGGTGTGCTGCGCGCTTTTGGCTACAACGGTCCGGTAAAAAGCCCGACGTATACCTTGGTTGAACCCTATGAGAACTTAAGACGCGAGGGGGAACCGGAACAGGCCACAGCGGTCAGTGTGTATCACTTTGACCTTTATCGCCTTGGTGATCCTGAAGAATTGGAGTATATGGGTATTCGTGACTATTTTGATCATGGTGCGATTTGTTTGATTGAATGGCCGCAGCGCGGTAGCGGATTTTTGCCATCTGCTGACATAATGGTTAGCATTGAGCCGCAGGGGACGGGTCGTCTTCTTGCCGCGCGTGGTGTGACGTTGCGTGGGCAACAAATACTAGCGCAGTTGAGCGAATATGAAGCGAATTAG
- a CDS encoding N-acetylmuramoyl-L-alanine amidase, which yields MKRISSALLCSLVFWSAALQAAEIRDVRFWRAPDHSRVVFDLSGSVEHELITLDKPDRLVIDIQNTKLSSDTSKLEFANSPISRLRHAEKPNGTLRIVFDLNNAVQVRSFLLAASGDLQDRLVVDFLDSGQGAGASASAKPSAPKVVKSVENSSHRNVVIAIDAGHGGEDPGAIGPGRIKEKDVVYKIAQRLQERFERKKGYQVVMIRDGDYYVGLAKRRDLARKAQADFFVSIHADAFTNPSANGSSVYALSKRGATSASARILAQRENKADLVGGVSLSDKDQVLAGVLTDLSMTATLDASLSVGGQLLGEMGKISRLHSKRVEQAGFAVLKSPDIPSLLVETGFISNPHEASKLKSSNYQSQMAQAIYEGIDRYFRESPPPDTYFAAVKRGDISPAGGRAPVGAREYVIARGDTLSGIAHRYNVPLSDLQRHNQLSGSNIRVGQKIKIPAS from the coding sequence ATGAAGCGAATTAGCAGTGCATTATTGTGCAGTTTGGTATTTTGGTCGGCGGCTTTGCAGGCGGCTGAGATTCGCGATGTCAGATTTTGGCGGGCGCCCGACCATAGCCGTGTGGTGTTTGATCTAAGTGGTTCAGTCGAGCATGAGCTGATCACGCTTGATAAGCCTGATCGTCTGGTTATTGATATACAGAATACCAAACTTAGTTCTGACACTAGCAAACTTGAATTTGCCAATAGCCCCATCTCCCGTTTACGCCACGCAGAAAAGCCCAATGGCACCCTGCGTATTGTGTTTGATTTAAACAATGCGGTGCAGGTGCGCAGTTTTTTACTGGCGGCTAGCGGTGATTTGCAAGATCGCTTGGTGGTGGATTTTTTAGATAGTGGTCAGGGTGCTGGTGCCAGCGCCAGCGCTAAACCCAGTGCGCCAAAGGTAGTAAAGAGTGTAGAGAATAGCTCCCATCGCAATGTGGTTATTGCCATTGATGCCGGACATGGTGGCGAAGACCCTGGCGCAATTGGACCGGGGCGTATTAAAGAAAAAGATGTGGTGTATAAAATTGCCCAGCGTTTACAAGAACGCTTTGAGCGCAAAAAAGGCTACCAGGTTGTTATGATTCGCGATGGCGATTATTACGTGGGCCTTGCCAAGCGCCGCGATTTGGCCAGAAAAGCGCAGGCAGATTTCTTTGTTTCAATTCACGCTGATGCCTTTACCAATCCCAGTGCCAATGGCAGTTCGGTGTACGCCTTGTCTAAGCGAGGCGCAACCAGTGCCTCGGCGCGGATTTTAGCGCAACGTGAGAACAAGGCAGATTTGGTGGGCGGCGTTAGTTTGTCTGATAAGGATCAGGTGCTTGCCGGCGTGTTAACCGATTTATCCATGACCGCGACCCTGGATGCTAGCTTGAGCGTTGGCGGGCAGTTGCTTGGCGAGATGGGTAAGATTTCTCGGCTGCATAGTAAGCGGGTTGAGCAGGCAGGGTTTGCTGTGCTCAAGTCACCAGATATCCCTTCCTTGTTGGTGGAAACAGGGTTTATTTCTAATCCCCATGAGGCGAGTAAGTTAAAAAGCTCGAATTACCAGAGTCAAATGGCGCAGGCTATTTACGAGGGAATTGATCGCTACTTTAGAGAAAGTCCGCCGCCAGATACGTATTTTGCAGCGGTAAAACGAGGCGATATATCACCTGCAGGTGGTCGTGCACCCGTGGGCGCGCGTGAGTATGTTATTGCTCGCGGTGATACCCTGTCAGGCATTGCTCACCGCTACAACGTACCGCTGAGTGATTTGCAGCGTCACAATCAATTGTCGGGTAGTAATATCCGCGTCGGTCAGAAAATAAAGATTCCCGCATCCTAA
- the mutL gene encoding DNA mismatch repair endonuclease MutL has translation MTKIRLLDPRLANQIAAGEVVERPASVVKELLENSLDAGARRIELEIEDGGVKLIRVRDDGEGIDREDLPLALSRHATSKINALEDLESVASLGFRGEALASISSVSRLSLSTAREGSDSGWSARSEGRDMEAVLAPIAHPRGTTVEVRDLFFNTPARRKFLRTEKTEFNHLDDVVKRQALSRYDVGFSLRHNGRAIHSLKPADNQLEQERRLAAVCGPAFMEQALFIDREAMGLRLWGWVALPSFSRSQADLQHFYVNGRYVRDRLVVHAVRQAYRDVLFHGRHPAFVLYLELAPSSVDVNVHPTKHEVRFRDGRTVHDFIFRTLHKVLADVRPDTVPQNASMPQRSNEPMIAMPEAQSAMALAGSGAGSSQGNSAPLDYAPSSNGVEGFQSQYRAPQPSFSNVADQQAGYQRLQTASDVAGGEGGERDAPPLGYALAQLKGVYILAENQQGLVLVDMHAAHERITYERMKNARDGEGIRSQPLLVPMNLAVSEREADCAEQHTEVFSELGMGIERAAAESIIVRELPTILAETSVDQLVRDVLSDLLEFGSSDRIRAHINEILSTMACHGSVRANRRLTLPEMNSLLRDMEATERSGQCNHGRPTWVQVGMAELDKWFLRGR, from the coding sequence ATGACAAAAATTCGTTTACTAGATCCGCGTTTGGCTAACCAAATTGCGGCGGGTGAAGTTGTTGAGCGCCCAGCCTCCGTTGTTAAAGAACTGCTTGAAAATAGCCTTGATGCCGGTGCGCGCCGGATTGAGTTAGAGATTGAAGACGGCGGGGTTAAATTAATTCGTGTTCGTGACGACGGTGAGGGTATTGATCGCGAAGATTTACCGCTTGCTTTAAGCCGTCATGCCACGAGTAAAATTAACGCCTTGGAAGATTTAGAGTCGGTGGCGAGCTTGGGGTTTCGCGGCGAAGCGCTAGCAAGTATCAGTTCGGTGTCTCGTTTGAGTTTGAGTACCGCGCGTGAGGGCAGTGATTCGGGCTGGTCGGCGCGCAGCGAGGGGCGAGATATGGAGGCGGTGCTGGCGCCAATTGCTCACCCTCGGGGAACAACGGTGGAGGTGCGTGATTTATTTTTTAATACCCCCGCTAGGCGAAAATTTTTACGCACTGAAAAAACTGAGTTTAATCATTTAGATGATGTGGTTAAGCGTCAGGCTTTGAGTCGTTACGATGTTGGATTTTCTTTGCGCCACAATGGCCGCGCTATTCACAGTCTCAAACCGGCAGATAATCAGTTAGAGCAAGAGCGTCGTTTGGCCGCTGTGTGTGGCCCCGCCTTTATGGAGCAGGCATTATTTATTGATCGCGAGGCGATGGGTTTGCGCTTGTGGGGTTGGGTGGCGCTGCCAAGCTTTTCTCGCAGTCAGGCAGATTTGCAACATTTTTACGTGAATGGTCGTTATGTGCGCGACCGCCTAGTTGTTCATGCCGTACGTCAAGCCTACCGCGATGTGTTGTTTCACGGGCGCCACCCTGCTTTTGTGTTGTATCTTGAATTGGCGCCCTCGTCGGTAGATGTCAATGTACACCCCACTAAACACGAGGTGCGTTTCCGCGATGGGCGCACCGTGCATGATTTTATTTTTCGTACCTTGCACAAGGTGTTGGCTGACGTCAGGCCAGACACTGTGCCGCAGAATGCGTCGATGCCGCAGCGCAGTAATGAGCCAATGATAGCAATGCCAGAAGCGCAGTCGGCAATGGCGCTGGCAGGTAGCGGTGCGGGTTCGAGTCAGGGCAATAGCGCACCACTGGATTATGCGCCTAGCTCAAATGGTGTGGAGGGGTTTCAATCCCAATATCGAGCGCCACAGCCGTCTTTTTCCAATGTGGCTGATCAGCAGGCGGGATATCAGCGTTTGCAGACGGCTTCCGATGTTGCTGGAGGTGAGGGTGGTGAGCGTGATGCCCCGCCCTTGGGTTATGCCTTAGCGCAGTTAAAAGGGGTGTATATTCTTGCCGAAAATCAGCAGGGATTGGTGTTGGTAGATATGCACGCAGCGCATGAGCGCATCACCTATGAGCGAATGAAAAATGCCCGCGATGGTGAAGGCATTCGCAGTCAGCCCTTATTGGTACCCATGAACTTGGCGGTTAGCGAGCGCGAGGCGGATTGCGCCGAGCAGCATACTGAGGTGTTCTCTGAGTTGGGTATGGGTATTGAGCGGGCGGCGGCAGAGTCGATTATTGTTCGTGAATTACCCACTATTTTGGCTGAAACCTCGGTGGATCAATTGGTGAGAGATGTGCTGTCAGATTTGCTTGAGTTTGGCAGCAGTGACCGGATTCGCGCTCATATTAATGAAATTCTATCGACAATGGCCTGCCACGGCTCTGTGCGTGCTAACCGACGCCTTACCCTGCCCGAAATGAACAGCTTGCTGCGGGACATGGAGGCAACTGAGCGCAGTGGCCAGTGTAACCACGGGCGGCCAACTTGGGTGCAAGTCGGTATGGCTGAGCTGGATAAGTGGTTTTTACGTGGCCGATAA
- the miaA gene encoding tRNA (adenosine(37)-N6)-dimethylallyltransferase MiaA — protein MGPTAAGKTDLALALSERLPCDLISVDSALVYRGLDIGSAKPDAQTLARYPHQLIDICDPAEPYSAAQFRRDALAAMAKSAAAGRIPLLVGGTMLYFKALMEGLAEMPAADAKTRAEISALAAEQGWPAVHAALAAVDPQSAERIHPNHSQRVSRALEVYRLSGVTMTEWQARQSTQVLPYKVYQFAIAPPDRSILHARIEQRLRQMFAAGFIDEVAGLKARADLHADLPSIRAVGYRQVWEYLEGEYDEAAAFERALIATRQLAKRQLTWLRGWEDLIWLNSGETTEFQLNKVLEHFGAAVNQ, from the coding sequence ATGGGGCCAACAGCAGCGGGCAAGACTGATCTGGCGCTGGCCTTAAGTGAACGCTTACCCTGTGATTTAATTAGCGTGGATTCTGCCTTGGTTTATCGCGGTTTGGATATCGGCAGCGCCAAGCCGGACGCTCAAACCTTGGCGCGTTACCCTCATCAATTAATTGATATTTGTGACCCTGCAGAGCCTTATTCTGCAGCGCAATTTAGACGAGACGCGCTGGCGGCGATGGCCAAGAGCGCGGCGGCAGGTCGTATCCCTCTGCTGGTCGGGGGCACGATGTTGTATTTTAAAGCGCTGATGGAAGGCTTGGCAGAAATGCCGGCAGCCGATGCTAAGACTCGCGCTGAGATCAGCGCCTTGGCGGCAGAGCAGGGATGGCCTGCAGTGCACGCTGCCTTGGCGGCGGTCGATCCGCAATCTGCAGAGCGTATTCATCCCAATCACTCTCAGCGTGTATCCCGTGCTCTTGAGGTCTATCGCCTAAGCGGCGTCACAATGACAGAGTGGCAGGCGCGGCAATCAACTCAGGTGCTGCCGTATAAAGTTTACCAATTTGCGATTGCACCGCCTGATCGCTCGATATTACATGCACGAATAGAACAGCGGTTGAGGCAGATGTTTGCAGCCGGTTTTATTGATGAAGTTGCCGGTTTAAAAGCGCGGGCTGATCTTCATGCTGACTTGCCGTCTATCCGTGCTGTGGGCTATCGTCAGGTATGGGAATATTTAGAGGGTGAGTACGATGAAGCTGCCGCTTTTGAGCGTGCGTTGATTGCTACCCGCCAATTAGCCAAGCGTCAACTCACTTGGTTGCGGGGGTGGGAGGATTTAATTTGGTTAAATTCTGGCGAAACAACAGAATTTCAGCTAAATAAGGTCTTGGAGCACTTCGGCGCTGCCGTAAATCAATAA
- the hfq gene encoding RNA chaperone Hfq — translation MSKGHSLQDPYLNILRKERIPVSIYLVNGIKLQGQIESFDQFVVLLKNTVSQMVYKHAISTVVPSRVVRLPMAHPPEDDEDQEDE, via the coding sequence ATGTCAAAAGGGCATAGCTTACAAGACCCTTACTTGAATATTCTTCGTAAGGAGCGTATTCCAGTATCCATTTACTTGGTTAACGGGATTAAATTACAGGGACAAATTGAGTCATTCGACCAGTTTGTTGTTTTGTTGAAAAATACGGTTAGCCAAATGGTGTACAAGCACGCTATTTCTACCGTTGTTCCGTCTCGTGTTGTTCGTTTACCGATGGCGCATCCGCCTGAAGACGACGAAGATCAAGAAGACGAATAA